Part of the Bacteroidota bacterium genome, TACCCCGGCGGAATTTCGATGGAGAATCCGGTGGGTACGAGCGCTGCTTCCCCCGGCTTCACAGAGAGAAGGCCGGAGATGCCGGCATGAATGTCCATTCCCGATGAGCCTGGAGTCGCATATGACGGAAGAGGGATATCATTCTCACCGGGGTTCACCCTCGTGATCCTGATTTTGAGCTGCCGGAGGGCGCGGGCCAAGGTCTCTGCCGATGCGTGAAAGGATGAAGAACGGGTAATGATGCACCAAGATAAGCATTTCTGAATATAAATCAAGCCCGAGGCATCGGTAGGCGCGACCTTTAGGTCGCGTGAATCGAGGAGGGGCCAAGCCTCAGACGCTACCATCTCCGGAAAATGCTTGACAAGCCGCCTGTTTTTTAGTATGTTAAAACTCAGAGTTGATCCCCGTAGCACACCGGAAGCGAACCCTTTTTCCATGAGCGAACCATTTTCTGCTCTCCTCAAACGGGAGCTTCGGCGGCAAAAATATGATTCCGTCAAGGTGAGCGCGTACCTTCACGTGCTGGAGTCGTTTGCCACCTATTTTCACCCCTGCCACCCCCGGCAGCTGACCGAGACCGATATCCGCGGCTACCTCCTTTACCTCCAGCGGTCCAAGCCCCTGACGCCGGACCAGGGGGCTACGGTCCTCGGCGCGCTCCGATTTCTCTATGCGGAGGTCTATGGCATCCCCTTCCGCATTACCGTAATTCCGCATTCAAGGCCCGGCCGGACACCTTCCGTGCTCCGGGACAAAAGCGACCTGATGGCGCTCATAAGCTCGATTGAAAATGTAAAGCATCGGGCCCTCCTGACGCTCATTTACTCGGCGGGCCTCCGTCTCGGAGAAGCAGTGGCGCTGAAACCGGGGGACATCGATGCGAACAGGCACCTGATTCATATCCGGAGCACGAACGGAAAACAGGAGCACGTTGCCCCCCTTCCGAACCAGGCGCTGGAGGAACTTCAGTTCTACTTCAAAGAATTCAAGCCGACGAAATGGCTCTTTGAGGGTCACAACGGGGCTAGCCACCTCTCTCAGGCGTATGCCGGGAAGATCTTCAAGCGGGCCGCTGCCAGGGCAGGAATCAGCATGCCGCCCAAGTCTCTCTCCCGGGGAACGAGTCGCTAGTTCGCCCACCACGCCTCTCCAGTAGCAACTCTCCTGTTATTCAACTCCAGATCAACCGTGTAAGTGCCTTTCCTTCAATAACTTACACCCAGATACTTAATGAGATCAAGCAGGTAGGGAAATTGGGAGGTTCTTTCTTAGGGTAGGGAAACCAAATCGAAGTCTTCGAACCTGAAAGGGATGAAGCGGGGAATCAGGCCTAGACAGCCACCCCCGACGATTCCTTCATCGCTTCGAAGAAGCGGTAGAAGAGATAATCGCTGTCATGCGGTCCCGGAGAGGCCTCTGGATGATACTGAACGGAAAAGATGGGGAGTTTGCGGTGACGGAATCCCTCATTGGTGCCGTCGTTCAGATTGGTGTGAGTGATTTCGACGGATGTCTTATCGAGCGATCCCGGATCCACCGCGAAGCCATGGTTTTGCGATGTAATCTCGATCTTGTTCGTCAGGAGGTTCTTGACGGGGTGGTTTGCCCCCCGGTGGCCGAATTTCATCTTGAACGTCTTCCCCCCCAGTGCGATCGCAAGGAGCTGGTGGCCGAGGCAGATGCCGAAGATGGGCGTTTTCTCGATGAGCCGTTTCAGGTTCTCCACGGCATACCCGACCGCAGCCGGGTCTCCCGGTCCGTTGGAGAGAAAGACTCCGTCGGGGTTCAGCGCCAGGACTTCTTCGGCGGAGTAATGGGAAGGCACGACAGTAACCCTCGAGCCATAGACTGCCAGACGGCGGAGAATGTTCCGTTTGACCCCGTAATCGTATACCACGACATGAAACTGCTGGCCGGCCCCGGCTTCGAATTCGAAACCCGGCGGGAGCGGGAACGAAGGCGGATGAGGTTCCTCCCACCGGTAGACGCTCTTCGTCGAGACCTTGCTCGCCAGATCCAATCCGTTCATCGGGGGCAAGGATCTTGCCCGGTCAATTAAAGTCGGGGCATCGCAGTCCGACGTCGAGATTACTGCCCGCATCGCACCCTCCTCCCGGATGATCCTGGTCAGCATGCGGGTATCGATCCCCTGGATGGCCACCACGCTGTGCTTCCGAAGCCAGGAAGCGAGGCTCTCCGCGGCGCGATAGTTGCTGAAATGCTCGGAGTATTCTTTTACCACCAGTCCGCGTACCTGCGGCGCTCCCGATTCCATGTCCTCCGTGTTGACCCCATAGTTCCCGATCATCGGAGAGGTCATCGTAACGATCTGTCCGCAATACGAGGGGTCCGTAAGAATCTCCTGGTAGCCGCTCAGGCTCGTGTTAAATACCATCTCACCCCCGGCTTCACCCTCGAAACCGAACGACTCCCCCTCGAAGAGGATCCCGTTTTCCAGTACGAGTTTCGCTCTCATCGCCCGGCGCGCGGATCAGATCCTGTTCGCGTCCGGAGTGCCGCCGAGTGCCGGGACGTACCTCCGCACCAGCTCGAAGAGGCCGAACATCGAGCCGACATACGCGAGGTCGCCGATAAGCGTGTTCCGGAAGAACGGAATTGCCGCCGTGTAACAGGCCCCCAGTCCCTCCAGGGTATGCGGGTACATCCCGGGGATTAAGGTCCAGACGCCAAAGTTCGTCACCACAAAGAAGAGCAGGGAGCCGGCGAGCGTTGCGCCCACCGTCTGGAGCGCGCCGCGATGGCCCCTTAACCACAATCCAATCAAGCCGGTCGCGAGAAAGCTTCCGTAGACCCATTCGATTCCCGGGTAGAAGCCGAGAAGGAAGTCGCTGATCAGCAGGGCTCCGATCGGGATCAGAAACGCGTACTTTTTGTCGAGGTAGACACCGCCGAACAACGCCAGCGCGGTGATCGGAGAGACGTTCGGCATATGGGGAACAAGCCGGGAAAGCGCTGCGAGCAGGATCAGCGAAACTACAACAATGCGGCGAATCATACCATCTCCTTCCGTGAAGGGTACATACAGGTTTTGGTAAAGACGTTTTCTCAAATGAAGTGCCAGGCGGACACTCAGATTATACACATTTCCCCCGTTCCAGTCAAGCCTGATCCGGGTCATTTGAACGCCATCGCCCCCGGAAATATCCCCACCTGCTGATGCGTC contains:
- a CDS encoding tyrosine-type recombinase/integrase; the encoded protein is MSEPFSALLKRELRRQKYDSVKVSAYLHVLESFATYFHPCHPRQLTETDIRGYLLYLQRSKPLTPDQGATVLGALRFLYAEVYGIPFRITVIPHSRPGRTPSVLRDKSDLMALISSIENVKHRALLTLIYSAGLRLGEAVALKPGDIDANRHLIHIRSTNGKQEHVAPLPNQALEELQFYFKEFKPTKWLFEGHNGASHLSQAYAGKIFKRAAARAGISMPPKSLSRGTSR
- the carA gene encoding glutamine-hydrolyzing carbamoyl-phosphate synthase small subunit, whose translation is MRAKLVLENGILFEGESFGFEGEAGGEMVFNTSLSGYQEILTDPSYCGQIVTMTSPMIGNYGVNTEDMESGAPQVRGLVVKEYSEHFSNYRAAESLASWLRKHSVVAIQGIDTRMLTRIIREEGAMRAVISTSDCDAPTLIDRARSLPPMNGLDLASKVSTKSVYRWEEPHPPSFPLPPGFEFEAGAGQQFHVVVYDYGVKRNILRRLAVYGSRVTVVPSHYSAEEVLALNPDGVFLSNGPGDPAAVGYAVENLKRLIEKTPIFGICLGHQLLAIALGGKTFKMKFGHRGANHPVKNLLTNKIEITSQNHGFAVDPGSLDKTSVEITHTNLNDGTNEGFRHRKLPIFSVQYHPEASPGPHDSDYLFYRFFEAMKESSGVAV
- a CDS encoding DUF6580 family putative transport protein, producing MIRRIVVVSLILLAALSRLVPHMPNVSPITALALFGGVYLDKKYAFLIPIGALLISDFLLGFYPGIEWVYGSFLATGLIGLWLRGHRGALQTVGATLAGSLLFFVVTNFGVWTLIPGMYPHTLEGLGACYTAAIPFFRNTLIGDLAYVGSMFGLFELVRRYVPALGGTPDANRI